AACCGTGCACGCCGAGCTCGATCCGGCGATCGAGCGGCCCTCCGAGAGGAAGGCGCGCGGCCGCCCGCGCGAGCGCGGTGAAGGCGACCGCGAGAACGGCCGCGATCGCGAAGAGGCTCTCCGCCTGATGCCAGGCGCGCGGACTCGGGCGCGTCACGCGGGCGAGCTCATGCCGGAATCTCGGCGCCCGAGCCGGGTTACTTCTCCAGCAGGTCGAGGAGCACCGCCACTTCGGACCGGATCCCCGTCGTGATGGTCGCCTTTCGGTCGGGCGCGAAGAGCGCCGAATGGAGGGAAGGAAGCCGCCTCCCCTCCCGTCTCGCGGACTCCCAGGCTGCCGGTTCGGCGGCCCCGAGACGGTAGATCACGGACGGGACTCCGGCGCGGCCGAACTCGCTGAAGTCCTCGGACGCCGTCTCGGGCGGGAGCGCCGAGACTTTCTCGTTCCCGAGCTCGCGCCGGAGCGCCGCCGCGACCCTCTCCGTGAGCGCCGGGTCGTTGACCGTGACGTTCGAGCTCACGTCCACGATCTTCACCTCCGGAGGTTTCGGGGCGGCCGCCGCCTCGGCTTCCGCCTTGGCGATGCGGGCGATCCCGGCGAGAAGCCGCTGCCGGACCTCCTCGCGAAACGCCCGGACCGTGAGCTGAAGACGCACTTCGTCCGGGATGATGTTGTGCTTGGTTCCCCCGTGGATCGAGCCGACGGTGACGATCGCGGGGTCGAGAGGGTCGTTCTCCCGGGAAACGAGGGTCTGGAGCGCGAGCACCGTCCGCGCGGCGATCACGATCGGATCGACGCTCGCCTCCGGATGCGCGCCGTGAGCGCCCTTCCCGAAGATGGTGAGGTCGACGGAATCCGCGCTCGAGAGCGCGGGACCGGACGTATAGCCGACCGAGCCCGACGGCAGCGTGGGGATGTCGTGCAGCGCGATCACCGCGTCGGGTTTCGGGAAGCGCGTGAAGAGCCCGTCGTCGAGCATCGCGCGGGCGCCGATCCCCCGCTCTTCGGCGGGCTGCGCGATCACGACGAGCGTCCCGGTCCACCGGGACCTCTCGCGGGAGAGAAACGTCGCGGTACCGAGCCAGGCGGCCATGTGGACGTCGTGCCCGCACGCGTGCATCACGCCGACATCCCGCCCGGAGTCGTCCTTCGTCCGTTCCCGGCTCGCGTACGGCAGCCCGGTCTTCTCCTCGAGAGGGAGCGCGTCGAGCTCGGTCCGGAGCATCGCGGTCTTCCCGGGACCGTTGCGGAGGACCCCCACGACGCCGGTTCCGCCCACGTGCTCGGTGACTTCGAAGCCGAGCTTCCGGAGATCGCCCGCGAGGATCGATGCCGTGCGCGTCTCGTGGAGAGAGAGCTCGGGGTGCCGGTGGATGTCCAGATATACCGGCTCCATCTCCGAATACAGCGCCTCGAGCTTCGCCGCCGGGATCGCCGGTTCGGCACGGCCGGTTCGCGCGCCCACGAACGCCGCGAGGATCAGGATGCCCCACCTCTTCATCGGGTTCCTCCGGCGGGGATTATCGCAGACGAGCCGGGACGAGGTGGCAGAACGATTGCAGTCCCCGGGAGGCATGCTTCGAACTCGAGACCGAACGGCAGCGGCTGAGCCCGCACCGATCCGAACGGCGGCGCGGGCGCAATTCGTCCGGCTGCTGCGCGACGAGTCCGAGGAAGTGGGGGCCGAGATCCACTACCGCTCGGGCGACGGCGAGCAGACGAAGGTCTTCTTTCGGGACCGGGAGAGCCTTCGCGCGCATATCGGCGAGCTGCGGCGCGCGGGCGCCGACGTCGTCGAAGAGGAGACCGCCCTCAACGCGATGATCGCGGCCGGGAGGCCGGGAAACTGAGGGGGAAAACGGGAGAGTCGTCCCAGCGCCGCGACGAGGAGTGGGAATTCGGCTTCCCGGAATGGCGTCTCTCCGGTCCTCGATACGCCGTCGTCAACCGGCGGCGCCGGTCGGAAAAGCACGACGCGCAGTAGTACTTCCCTCCCATCGGGAAGAGGTGGAGCGTCTCGTGGCACCGCTCACAGATCCCGTTCACGGCTTTTCTTTCCTCGTCGTTCCGCTTTCGACACTTCGGCACGCAAGAAATCGGCCAGTCAATCGCAGTGCTCCCGGACGAGCGCCATCAGCCGAACGGGGTCGAAGGGCTTGAGAAGGAAGCCCTGGAAGTTGAGGTCCGCCTCCCGGCCGGCGAGATCGCTCGTTCCGCTCAGCATGATGACCGGGATCTTCGCGAGTTCCGGATCGCGGTTGCGGAGCTCGAGGAATTCCAGGCCGTTCATCACGGGCATCTTCAGGTCGAGGAGAACCAGGCACGGGCGCGGCGACGCGCGGAGCCGCTCCCACCCTTCGGCGCCGTCTCCGGCCGCCGTCACCTCCGCTCCCTCCCCGCGGAGGATCTCGACGAGGACTTCGCGCACCTCCTCGTTGTCTTCGACGACCAGAACCGGGCTCATCCCGCTCCTTCCGTTCACGCCGGAAACGATCGGTCGTTTCCGCCGACGGGAATTGCAGATTGAGTGCCATTCCGGAACGCCTCCTTTGGAATTCCCGCCCGGGTGAACGAGATCTTGCTTGGTGGGGGCAGAGAGATTCGAACTCTCAAGGGATTGCTCCCAACAGGTCCTAAGCCTGTCGCGTATGCCAGTTCCGCCATGCCCCCGGGTCCGCAGGATAACCGCAACGGCCGAAGCGGGCATGGCGCTGTCGGCAATGCTCTGGAAGGAACCGGCGGTCGCGCGCAGGGCTACGTGGATGGACCGGCGCTCCCGGCGCCGCGCTACTGCTGGAGCGTCAGGGTGATCGACGCCTCGGCGTCGCCCGCATGGACCTCGTCCGAGGTCAGCTCCGCGGTCACGGTCACCGGCACGTTGTTCGTGCCGCCGCCGAGCGTGCCGTGCAGATGGATCGTGCCCGAGGACTGCGAGTTCTTGTCGATGGTGCCGAAGGAGAAGTCGGCCGTCCCGCCGTTGGCTCCATTCGACGAGGAGACCGTTCCCCCGCCCGAGGTCACCTCGGCGGACTCGATGACGATGGGCGGCGGAAGGACGACGTGGACGTGGACGTCGTGCAGGACCGAGAAGCCGAGGTTCCGTGCCTTGACGTCGACGTTGAAACTCTCCCCCGACGCCACCGGTGCCGACGGCCCCCCGAGCTCCACCTGTGCGAGCGAGCCGCCCGTCGGGGTCGTCCCGTGATCGCTGTTGTCGTTGCAGGCGACCCCGCTCGCCAGCGCAAAGGCCGCCGCGGCGAAGATCGTCGAGAAGCGTCGAAATCCCCTCATGCCCGGCGGTAGCAGCAACCCCGGTGCCAGTATTCCGCGGGGTGGGTCCGGAATGAACGCTCTTCGCGATCCGAGTCCCGCGAGCGTCGTGAATGCGACGGATGGTGAGGCGTCAGGGAATCGAACCCTGAACCTAGAGATTAAGAGTCTCTTGCTCTGCCAATTGAGCTAACGCCTCAACGGAGCCGGAGGATACGGGAAAGGACCGGGTCGCGCAAGAGCGGAGCTCCTCGGCCGATCGATCCCGGAGATCGCTTCGCTCCGCTCGCGACGACGGAGAGCTTTCGGGAGAATTTCGAAACTTTCGTCGACCCGCGGGAGGCGCGCCTCTTACCCGCCGCCGACGAAGGTCACCACTTCCAGGTCGTCCCCCTCGTGCAGCACCGTCTCCGCGTACTGCGTCTTCGGCAGGATCTCGCGGTTGTATTCGACCGCGACGCGCGGCATCGAGACGCCGAGCGAAGCGAGGAGATCGGCGACGCGCGTGTCGGGTCCGACCGCCCGGGGCTCGCCGTTGACGCGGATGCGGACTTCTGCCGCCGCTCCGCTCACCCTCGATGCCTCAGGAGGTACTTGATCTCGTTGCTTCCCGTTTCCGACGTGGCCTGGATGATCAGCGCCGCGTTCCCGTTGCGGTAATCGGGAAGCTTGCAGTGCGCGATGCACGAGCCGTCGGAGGCGGTCTTCCCCTGGAACACGACGGTCGGCTTGTCCACGGTCGAGATGATCTTGACGAGGATCGCCGCCCCGATGATCGGCCGGCGGGAGAGCGACGTCTCGGCCTTGACGCGGATCTCGACGTTCTCTCCCAGATAGAACTCGGGAGAGGAGTAGAGCGTCAGGTCGAGATGCTCCTGGGAAACCTCGGAAGCGAGATAGTCGAGGATCACCTGGTCGAGCGTCTTCTCGTCCGCCTTGGCCGTCCGGTCGACGACGACCGCCCCCGCGGGAATGTCGATCGAGCCGCTCGAGGGTGCCACGAGCACCGCCTCGAAGGAATCCTCCTTCGGGGCCTTCGCCGCGGCTCCGCTCGTGGTATCGAACCGGCCGCGCTGCACCGCGGCGATCATCTTGCGGTGCTGCGATTCCATCATTTCCTGAACGGCGGCCGTCCCCCCGCCGTTCCGGATCGAATCGCCGTAGGGAGTCTTCTTCGAGGCGATGATCTCCCCGCCGACGTAGACGAGGGATTCGACGAACGGGTTGTCCTCGCCCTTGTCTTCCGTCTGCACGTGGAATACCCGGTCGCCGTGCTTGATGTCCGTGTTGAATCCGGTGATCACGCGCTTCTCCGCACCGCGCGGATTTTATCCCAGCGAGGGGAACTCCGCCGGCTTCGCTACGCGATGGCTTCGAACTCGGCGGTGAAATGCCGGAGGTAGGGCGCCTGCTTGACGATCCTCACGCCGCCGATCGCGCTCCGATTCCGGAAGCATTCGAGCACCACTTCCGCGACGTAGTCGAGGTGCGTGTTCGAGTAGACCCGCCGCGGAATGGTGAGCCGGACGAGCTCGAGCTCCGGAGCGATCTCCTGGCCCGTTCGGGGGTCTCGCCGGCCGAACATCACCCCTCCGATCTCGACGGAGCGGACTCCCCCTTCGCGGTACAGCGCGACCGAGAGCGCCTGCGCGGGGTACTGCGACGAGGGAAGGTGCGGCAGGAAGCGCCGGGCGTCGAGATACACGGCGTGTCCTCCGACCGGCCGGACGATCGGAACGCCGCCGTCCACCAGACGCTGCCCGAGCCGGCGGACCTGCCCGATGCGGAAGTGGAGGTAGCGCTCGTCGAGCACTTCGCGGAGCCCGCGGGCGACGACTTCGAGGTCGCGTCCCGCGAGGCCGCCGTAGGTTGGAAAGCCCTCGATGAGGACGAGCTTGTTCTTCAGGCTCTGGACCCAGGTGTCGTGGCGCAGCGCGAGGAAGCCGCCGATGTTGGCGAGCCCGTCCTTCTTCGCGCTCATGGTGCACCCGTCGGCGAAGGTGAAGATCTCGCGCACGATCGAGATGACCGACCAGTTCTGGCACGCGGGCTCCCGCTCGCGGATGAAATACGCGTTTTCGGCGAAGCGACAGGCGTCGATGATCAGGGGAACGTCGTGCTTCTCGCACGCGGCCTTCACGGCGCGGACGTTCTCGAGGGAGACGGGCTGTCCGCCCCCGGAGTTGTTCGTCATCGTGAGCATGACGAGGGGAACCCGGCCGGGGTTCTTCTGGAGCGTCTCCGCGAGGCGGCCGACGTCCATGTTTCCCTTGAACGGGTAGTCGGAATCGAGGTCCTTCGCCTCCGGAACGACGAGGTCGAGCGCGACGCCGCCGTTGGCCTCGATGTTGGCCCGCGTCGTGTCGAAATGCGTGTTGTTGGGGACGATCCAGCCGGGCTTAAGCACCGTCGAGAAGAGAAGGTTCTCGGCGACCCTCCCCTGATGCGTGGGGATCACGAAGGGAAAGCCGAAGATCTCCCGGACCGTCGTCTCGAAGGAGAAGAAGTTCCGGCTCCCCGCATACGACTCGTCGCCGCGCATCATCGCCGCCCACTGCTCGTCGGACATCGCCGAGGTTCCCGAGTCCGTCAGGAGATCGATGAACACGGCCTCCGAGGGAACCGCGAAGAGGTTGTAACCGGCCTTCTTGAGATGCTTCTCCCGCGCCCGGCGATCGAGGAGCTGGATCGACTCCACGACCTTGACGCGCCACGGCTCGGGAAGGATCCGGGAAAGATCGTCGGTCATCGGGCCGCGATTATCGCATTCTCGACGACGTCCCCGACCGAGATCCCGCCGCGGTAGTTGCCGAGGAAGCGCAGCCCCGGGAGCGCCGCCTCCGCCTCCGCGAGCGCCCGCATCCGCGCGCCGTGCCCCGCTTCGTACTGCGGGATCGCCGCGGCATAGCGCGTCGTTCGGAGGATCTCGACGGCCTGCGTCGAGCCGAGAGCGCGGCGGGCGTCCGCGTCGACCGCGTCGGCGACGGCCCGGTCGTCGAGCCTCGCGCCCCCGGGATTGCGCCGTCCGCCCAGAAAAAACGTCAGCAGGACCTTCCCGGCGGGAGCCCGCCCGGGAAAGAGGGCCGAGCTCCAGACGGCGCCGAGGACGGGCTCGCCGGGACGCGGCGCGAGGAGATGGCCGAATCCGAGGGGGGGCCGCGCGAAGGCGGGGGCCGCCCAGGCGCAATGCGCGACGCATACCTCGGGCGCGGCGATCTCGGAAAGCGCGCGAGACGCCGCGGGGGCCGCCGCCGCGACGATGCGGGCCGCGGCGGCGGCGGGCGCGGCCACGACGACCCGGCGGGCCAGCCGGTTTCCGTCGTCGGAAGCGAACAGCCGCCATCCGTCGCCCGTCCGCTCGATCCGCTCGACCGCGACGTTCGCCCGGAACCTCTCGCCGAGCCCCTTCGCGAGCGCGCGCGGGAGCGTTCCGAGGCCGGACGCGAACGACATCAATCCCTTCGGCTTCGGCCCCGCCGGCTTCGGCCCCTTCTTCCGGGACTTCCAGAACCCGCCGATCACGCTGCCGTGCTCGCGCTCGAGCTCGACGAGCTTCCCGAAGGCGTCCGCCGCGGTGAGCTTCCGCGCATCCCCGGCGTAGATTCCCGAAACGAAGGGCTCGAGGAGCTTCCCGGCGATCGCCGGCCCGAAGCGCCGGGCGACGAAATCGTAGGCGCTCTCGTCCCCGGTGGCCGCGCGCCCGCGCACGAAGGGCTCCGCCGCCGCGCGGAGCATCGCCCACGGCGACAGCACGCCGAACGGGATCTTCCGGAGGCGTCCGCCGATCTCCACGAAACGCGGGAGGCGCGGATCGGAAAAACGCATCTCCTCCGCGATGCCGAGCTCGGCGGCCAGGGCGAGGAGGGCGGGAGTCGGCCGTACCGTATTCGGTCCGAGCTCGAGGAGATACCCGTCCTGCTCGACCGTCCGGACGACTCCGCCGGGAAGGGCGCCGCTCTCGAGAAGGACGACGTCCGCTCCCGCGCGGACGAGCGC
The sequence above is a segment of the Thermoanaerobaculia bacterium genome. Coding sequences within it:
- a CDS encoding tryptophanase, coding for MTDDLSRILPEPWRVKVVESIQLLDRRAREKHLKKAGYNLFAVPSEAVFIDLLTDSGTSAMSDEQWAAMMRGDESYAGSRNFFSFETTVREIFGFPFVIPTHQGRVAENLLFSTVLKPGWIVPNNTHFDTTRANIEANGGVALDLVVPEAKDLDSDYPFKGNMDVGRLAETLQKNPGRVPLVMLTMTNNSGGGQPVSLENVRAVKAACEKHDVPLIIDACRFAENAYFIREREPACQNWSVISIVREIFTFADGCTMSAKKDGLANIGGFLALRHDTWVQSLKNKLVLIEGFPTYGGLAGRDLEVVARGLREVLDERYLHFRIGQVRRLGQRLVDGGVPIVRPVGGHAVYLDARRFLPHLPSSQYPAQALSVALYREGGVRSVEIGGVMFGRRDPRTGQEIAPELELVRLTIPRRVYSNTHLDYVAEVVLECFRNRSAIGGVRIVKQAPYLRHFTAEFEAIA
- the thiS gene encoding sulfur carrier protein ThiS, producing MSGAAAEVRIRVNGEPRAVGPDTRVADLLASLGVSMPRVAVEYNREILPKTQYAETVLHEGDDLEVVTFVGGG
- a CDS encoding amidohydrolase translates to MKRWGILILAAFVGARTGRAEPAIPAAKLEALYSEMEPVYLDIHRHPELSLHETRTASILAGDLRKLGFEVTEHVGGTGVVGVLRNGPGKTAMLRTELDALPLEEKTGLPYASRERTKDDSGRDVGVMHACGHDVHMAAWLGTATFLSRERSRWTGTLVVIAQPAEERGIGARAMLDDGLFTRFPKPDAVIALHDIPTLPSGSVGYTSGPALSSADSVDLTIFGKGAHGAHPEASVDPIVIAARTVLALQTLVSRENDPLDPAIVTVGSIHGGTKHNIIPDEVRLQLTVRAFREEVRQRLLAGIARIAKAEAEAAAAPKPPEVKIVDVSSNVTVNDPALTERVAAALRRELGNEKVSALPPETASEDFSEFGRAGVPSVIYRLGAAEPAAWESARREGRRLPSLHSALFAPDRKATITTGIRSEVAVLLDLLEK
- the hemG gene encoding protoporphyrinogen oxidase — protein: MNEIETVVIGGGLSGLVHAHALVRAGADVVLLESGALPGGVVRTVEQDGYLLELGPNTVRPTPALLALAAELGIAEEMRFSDPRLPRFVEIGGRLRKIPFGVLSPWAMLRAAAEPFVRGRAATGDESAYDFVARRFGPAIAGKLLEPFVSGIYAGDARKLTAADAFGKLVELEREHGSVIGGFWKSRKKGPKPAGPKPKGLMSFASGLGTLPRALAKGLGERFRANVAVERIERTGDGWRLFASDDGNRLARRVVVAAPAAAAARIVAAAAPAASRALSEIAAPEVCVAHCAWAAPAFARPPLGFGHLLAPRPGEPVLGAVWSSALFPGRAPAGKVLLTFFLGGRRNPGGARLDDRAVADAVDADARRALGSTQAVEILRTTRYAAAIPQYEAGHGARMRALAEAEAALPGLRFLGNYRGGISVGDVVENAIIAAR
- a CDS encoding response regulator, which codes for MSPVLVVEDNEEVREVLVEILRGEGAEVTAAGDGAEGWERLRASPRPCLVLLDLKMPVMNGLEFLELRNRDPELAKIPVIMLSGTSDLAGREADLNFQGFLLKPFDPVRLMALVREHCD